The Pseudodesulfovibrio sediminis genome includes the window CGGTTGCCTTGGACACGAACGGAACGGTCCGGGAAGCACGGGGGTTGACCTCGATGATGTAGACCTCGCCGTCCTTGATGGCGAACTGCACGTTCATCAGACCGACAACGCCAAGCTCCTTGGCCATGGCTATGGTCTGCCGCTCGATCTCGCGCACCAGCTCTGCACTCAGGGAGTATGGAGGCAGCACTGAAGCGGAGTCGCCGGAATGGATACCCGCTTCCTCGATGTGTTCCATGACGCCGCCGATGTAGACGTCCTCGCCATCGGAAAGCGCGTCCACATCGACCTCGGTGGCATACTCCAGGAATTTGTCAATGAGGGTCGGATGTTCCGGGGAAACCCGGGCAGAGGAGCGGAAGTATTCTTCAAACTCATCCATGGAATAAACGATATCCATGCCTCGACCGCCCAGCACGTAGGACGGACGAAGAACCAGCGGGAAACCGAGGGACTCGGCAACTTCCTTGGCCTCGACCATGGACATGGCCGTACCGTTGGCAGGCTGCTTGAGGTGCAGCTTGTTGAGGAACTGCTTGAACCGCTCGCGATCTTCGGCACGGTCGATGGCATCGGGAGAAGTACCAATAAGCGGTACCCCCGCCTTCATAAGCCGCAAGGCAAGATTGAGCGGAGTCTGACCACCGAACTGGACGATGACGCCATCCGGTTGCTCAAATTCGACGATATTCATGACATCCTCAAAGGTCAGCGGCTCAAAGTAGAGCTTGTCCGAAGTGTCGTAGTCAGTGGAGACCGTTTCCGGGTTGGAGTTGACCATGATGGACTGCACGCCCATCTCTTTCAATGTGAAAGAGGAGTGACAGCAGCAGTAGTCGAACTCGATGCCCTGACCGATACGGTTGGGGCCGCCACCGAGAATAATGATCTTCTTTATTTCGTCGCGGAAGTTCTCCTGCCCTGTTTCATAGGTGGAGTAATAATACGGGGTATACGCTTCGAACTCTGCGGCACAGGTATCGACCAGATAGTAGGTCGGAATGATGTCGAGTTCCTTGCGCAGGGTGCGAACATCATCTTCGCTGACCTTCCACATGGCCGCAAGCTGGGGATCGGAATACCCGTATTCCTTGGCCTTGCGCAGCATGTCCTCCATGCCCTCGGCCTCTTTGGAAACGCCCTCGTTCTTGCCAAAGGCAATAAGTTCATTTTCCATTTTGAGGATGTCCACGAACTGGCGCAGGAACCACGGATCGATCTTGGTAGCCTCAAACACTTCCTCTTCGGTCATGCCGCAACGAAGAGCGTTGCGCAGAGCAAAAATCCGTTCGGAGTTGGGCTTTCTGAGAAGACGCAAAATATCATTCTTATCGACATCGCAGGTATCGAACCGCTTGCCCAGGCCGATGTGCCCGGTCTCAAGGGAACGCAACCCTTTCTGCAGGGCTTCCTTGAAGGTACGACCGATAGCCATGGTTTCACCCACGGACTTCATGGCCGTTGTCAGATAATCGTCAGTGCCTGGGAACTTCTCAAAGGTGAACCGGGGAATCTTGATGACACAGTAGTCGATGGCCGGTTCAAAGGAGGCCATGGTCTCGCGGGTGATGTCATTGGGAATCTCGTCAAGCGTATAACCGACAGCCAACTTGGCAGCGATTTTGGCAATGGGGAAACCCGTGGCCTTGGAAGCCAGGGCCGAAGAACGGGACACACGGGGGTTCATCTCAATGATGATCAGCTCGCCGTCCTCGGGATTGATGGCAAACTGGACGTTGGACCCACCGGTCTCGACGCCGATCTCGCGCATGACGGCAAGAGAGGCATCGCGCAACATCTGGTATTCGTCATCAGTGAGGGTTTGCGCCGGGGCCACGGTAATGGAGTCACCGGTGTGCACGCCCATGGGGTCCAGGTTCTCGATGGAACAGATAATGACGCAGTTGTCTTTCTTGTCGCGCATGACCTCAAGCTCATACTCCTTCCAGCCGAGGATGGAGCGCTCAAGCATGATCTCGGACTTCATGGACAGGGCCAGACCGTTGGAACAGATATCTTCCAGCTCTTCCATGTTGTAGGCGACACCGCCACCGGAACCACCCAGCGTATAGGCGGGGCGGACAATGATGGGGAAGGGAATTTTTTCGCCCCACGCACGCACGTCATCCATGTTTCGGCAGATGCCACTCTCGGGCATGCCGAGGCCGATGTTCTCCATGGCCTCACGAAATTCTTCACGGGACTCGGCCTTGTTGATGACCGGAATATCCGCGCCGATGAGCTCGACGTTGAACTTCTCCAGCACGCCCATTTCAGCCAATCCCAGGGCTGTATTCAGACCGGTTTGTCCCCCCAAAGTCGGCAAAAGAGCGTCGGGACGCTCTTTTTCGATAATTCGGGCAACTGATTCAGGCTCGATGGGTTCAATATAGGTGGCGTCCGCCAACTCCGGGTCAGTCATGATGGACGCCGGGTTGGAGTTGACCAGAACCACCTCGTACCCTTCTTCTTTCAGCGCTTTCAACGCCTGGGTGCCGGAGTAATCGAATTCACAAGCCTGGCCGATGACAATGGGGCCGGACCCGATCAACATAATTTTTTTGATATCTGTGCGTTTAGGCATTATGCTCAAAGGAGTTGAAGTTACACCGTTTTTTCATGAGAAAAGAAGCATCCGTTCTTCTCGCCAGACAGGACAACGGCGCCACCCGTCGGACAAGCTCATTTTTATACAGCTATAGCCCTTGGAAAGCAATGGTTTTGTATTGCACCGAAGTGGCGCCCAAGGCTGATCCTGCAGGACCGACCACGACTGATCCGGCTCACTATAGCCTGTCACCAGTACAACCCATTGATACAACCAATCCCATACTGCCCCCTCACAAACCAATTGCGACAAAAAGACCTTGAATCGGATAATTGACACAATCCGGCATTGACACCGGCGAAGTTGATACTTATTATCAGTCTCACCAAACATTGAGGGAATTACGTGACAGAAAAGCCTTTGACTGAGTACCCTTCGGGGACAATTGTTCGTATTGTGGGAATTAACGGAGGCAGACAAGCCAGATCGCGCATGCTCGCCATGGGCATGACGCCTGGGTGCCCCGTTGAAATACTCACCGGCGGAACTGGCGGGTGTCGGGTGCGTGTCCGAGGTTCCGATGTGGTCCTTTGTTGTGGATTGGCCGGAAAGATACTCGCCGTTGAAAACAACTCTGAAGAGGGACCGCACTGCACATGCTGCCCTCCTCCGCAGGTAACGAGAACCTGATTCGCATACGCAATGAAAAGAACCGCTGAAAGGCGGTTTTTTTCATGCCCCATGAATTATACTTGTCCAAAGAAGTCACGGGATGCTATCCAACAGGATACGACCCCCGGAGGCGCAACTATGTCTGAAACAATTCGCATTGGAGTGAGTGCCTGCCTGGCCGGAGAGAAGGTCCGCTATGACAGGTCACACCATCACGATAGATACCTCACTAAAATTCTTGCTAAATACGTTGAATTTATTCCGCTTTGCCCAGAGATCGCCTGCGGCATGGGCATCCCGCGTGAAAAGCTCAGACAAGTTGAGTGCGCTGATACGATACGACTCATCGGCTACGAATCCGGCGATGACCTGACAGAGACCATGACACAATGGGCGGACCGCGTCCTGCCCGGACTGGATGACGAAGAACTCTGCGGTTTTGTCGTCAAGCCGGAATCCCCATCCTGTGGCGTGAAGCGTGCCAAAATTTATTCCACAACAGGCGCGCCCCCCAAACGAGGCATGGGCTTTTTCACCACAATGCTGACCCAACATGCTCCGCTACTGCCCATTGTGAACTCCGAACAGCTCCACAATCCGCTTCTGCGGGAAAACTTCATACGTCGAATTTTTGTCCTGAAACGGTGGCGTGAACTGACGGCCCTGGGAAAGGATATCGGCAAGCTCGTCGATTTCCACACACGGCACAAGATGCTGATCCGCGCTCACGACCTCAAAGGGTACCGCGAGCTTGGCAAGCTGCTTGGGCAATCGAGCCAGTCCAATGTGAAGGAAATATTTGATCAATATGCCACTTTGCTCTTCAACTCACTGAAATTGCAGGCGACCCAAAAAAAGAACAGCGATGTGCTGCAACACGCCATGGGCTATTTCAAGAAAAACATCGATGCCAAAGACAAGCAGGAAGTGCTCGACATGATAACCGCCTATCGCACAGGCAAAATCCCTCTGCTCATGCCGGTCACCCTGCTCAACCACTTTGCCAGAAAGTATCAGAAGCCCTATCTGATACAGCAATATTTTCTAAATCCGTCACCAGCGGAACTGCAACTGCTCAATCAGGTCTAGTCAACCAGACCGGCGGGTTCCAACTCCAGGCGCACGCCTTTAAGGTCGCCGCCGCTCTCAAGCCACGACTTCAGCAATGCCCGGTTGCGAAAAACGACCGGATGAGGGCAACCATAACCGGCCTGCGCCAATAATCCGGCAGCCTGTTCAGGATAATGCTTGGCCGCCGACAAGCAGGCAAGCAGGTTGAGGCACAGCTCATTCATGGGGAATCCCAGAGTCATGGCCTTGCCCAGCGGCAACATGACATTATCCAGCCGGCGCGCCTTGAAATAGGACACGGCCAGATCGAATTGCGCCGAGTGCAACCCAGGCAAACGCTCAGCAATTTCCTCGCGTTCGGCCACAGTGTAGGAAATTTTTTCAGCAACATACGGTGTACCGTCAACATTGCGCAGACGAAAATCAAAACCATATCTTCGGGCCCAGAACAGCCCTTCCACGGCTTCTTCAGGCGGCAGCATCATGTCAAGGTGTTGGCAACCGGCCAGACGCATGGCCCGCAGCAATGCATCAGTCGGCACGGTATTCAGTTTGGCGCTCCAGAGTACATTGATATCCCGGATACGCATACCCTCGCACATCGCTATAGCTTTGGCATAATCAGAAAAAGCCGATGGATCAACAAACGCGAGGGCATTCAGCCTGTGTTCGCTAACCGCTTCCGCAACCGCATCCAAGGAGTAATCCCCATCAAATCGGAGAATACCTTGTGCAAAAGGCTCTTCATTTGCGATCAAAACTTCATGCTCAATGACATTCTTATCGATATACATATTTCCCCCAAACCGCCTGTTTTTTGACATCAAGAACGGTTCAGAAGAAAGAGATGCAAAGATTTTGCCAAAAAAAAGAGGCCCCCGATATGGAGACCTCTTGTGCTTGCTTATTTCAGGTCCGTCTAGCTGACTTTGCTTCCAGCTGGAACATCGCCAGAAGGGGTCAACAACTGCATCCCCTCCTCCGTCTTCACTGCCAGGATCATTCCCTGAGAGAGCTGCTTCCTGAGTTTGCGAGGCTTGAGGTTTGCAACCACAACCACCTGTTTCCCAATGAGATCCTCAGGAGAAAAGAAATCGGCGATCCCGGCAACAACCTGACGCAGTTCTGTGTCGCCGGTATCCACACGAACCAGAAGAAGGCGATCGGCATCGGGATGCTTGTCCACTTCCTTGACCGTCCCCACTCGCAGATCAAGCTTCTGAAAATCTTCGAACTCGATGGCACCGGCTGCACCGGCATCTTCCTTCTTGTCCTGTTTTTTCTGCTTTTTCTGTTTCTTGGGCTTTTGCTCAGCCTCTTCCTTGGGCATTTCCACACGAGGGAAGAGATTTGAACTTTTGGCCACGGTCTCGCCGGATTCGAGCAGTCCCCAGACGTCCACTTCCTTGGGCAGGTTCACCTTTTGGGCATCAAATCCCATGCTGAGCTGGTCGAGCATCTTCTCGGCGGCTTCAGGCATGACCGGCCACAAATGGACCGCGATCTTGCGCATGTTCTCCAGCAGCACATAAATGACTGTGGAGAGACGACCCATGTTTTCTTCCTTGTACAAGGTCCAGGGCGCGGTCTCATCAATATACTTATTCAGGCCACGCACCAACTCCCACAGCCCTTCGAGCGCACGGGAGAATTTCCAGTCCTTGTAGAAGTCCTGAAAGGACTGCATGGCGTCCTGACCAAGTTTCTTGATCTCGGCATCGACAATATCTTCCACATCAGGCCGGGGAATGACGCCGCCGAAATATTTGTGTGTCATGGCAAGAGTTCTGCTGAACAGATTGCCGAGGTCGTTGGCGAGGTCAGCATTGAGACGGCCGATAAGCGCCTTCTCGGAAAAGCTGGAATCCTGGCCAAAGGACATTTCACGCAACAGGAAATACCTGAAGGCATCCAGTCCATAGGCATCTTTCATGGCCAACGGCTCAACCACGTTACCGATGGATTTGGACATCTTGGTGTCCTCCACCAACCAGTAGCCATGCACATTGAGATGCTGGTATGGCTCAATCCCTGCGGCCTTGAGCATGGTCGGCCAGAAAATGGCGTGGGGTTTCAGAATATCCTTGGCGACCAAGTGGTTTGCCTGGGGCCAGAATCTCTGGAATTTTTCACCCTCAGGATAACCCAGTGCGGCCACATAGTTGATAAGCGCATCAAACCAGACATAGGTGACATACTCGGAGTCGAACGGCAGCTCGATTCCCCATGTCAGACGGGACTTGGGACGGGAGATGCACAGGTCTTCCAGCTCACCGGATTCCAGCAGGCTGACGACCTCGTTCTTGTACCGCTCAGGACGAATGAAATCAGGGTTTTTCTTGATATGATCAAGGAGCCAATCCCTGTACTTGGACATCTTGAAGAAGTAGTTCTTTTCGGCGATGTATTCCGGAGTGGTCAGGTGATCCGGGCACTTCCCATCTACCAGCTCTTTCTCGGTGTAGAATCGTTCGCACCCGAAACAATAGTGACCGCCATATTCTCCGAAGTAGATATCCCCGGAATCATAAACCTTCTGCAAAATCTGCTGTACAACATCAATGTGACGCTGTTCAGTCGTACGAATAAAGTCATTATTGGAAATGTTCATGCCCGGCCAGAGATCCTGGAAGAGTTTGCTGATGGTATCAACATACTCCTTGGGGGTCTGCCCGTTGGCTTCTGCCGCCTGAACGATCTTGTCGCCATGCTCGTCAGTACCGGTCAGAAAATAACTCTCCATGCCCATAAGCGTCTGAAACCGGGCCATGGAGTCGGCCACGGTGGTCGTGTATGCGTGCCCCAGATGCGGCTTGGCATTCACATAATAAATGGGCGTGGTGATATAAAAACGTTCCAAAGCATTTACTCCTTGTCGTGACGGACCAAACGCCCGTCTGTCGAACAGCTATTTCTTGGAAGGCCTGCGTCTGCGCCTTCTGGGCCTGCGCCCTCGTTTGGTTTTTTCCTCGCCAGTGTCCGCGGAAGCGCCAGTCGCCTTGCGCTCCTGCTCCTCCGGGGAGGGCGATTGGCCGGGACGTCCCCCCTTGGCGGGACGCTCCTTCCTTTGAGGTTTATCATTTGTTTTTGATCGATCCGATTTGCCGGAACGCTCTTTCTTGGGACGTCCCCTGCGCTCGGGCTTATCGCCACCGCGCTTGTCGGAGCGTTCGGGTTTACCGGCCCGCTTAGGGGAATCGGACTGCGATTGTGACGGGGAAGAGACTTTCTCTTCGCTTTGTCTTGTGTCCTTGGGTTTGTCAGAACGTTTCCCATCCCGACGGCCACGGCCACTCCTGATCTTGGCTTCCGCCATGACCTCTTCGCTGGGCGGCTTGTTAACTATTTCCTCCCATTCGTCAATGGAAACTTCTCGTTCTTCGTACTTCTCAGTAAG containing:
- a CDS encoding YbgA family protein; this translates as MSETIRIGVSACLAGEKVRYDRSHHHDRYLTKILAKYVEFIPLCPEIACGMGIPREKLRQVECADTIRLIGYESGDDLTETMTQWADRVLPGLDDEELCGFVVKPESPSCGVKRAKIYSTTGAPPKRGMGFFTTMLTQHAPLLPIVNSEQLHNPLLRENFIRRIFVLKRWRELTALGKDIGKLVDFHTRHKMLIRAHDLKGYRELGKLLGQSSQSNVKEIFDQYATLLFNSLKLQATQKKNSDVLQHAMGYFKKNIDAKDKQEVLDMITAYRTGKIPLLMPVTLLNHFARKYQKPYLIQQYFLNPSPAELQLLNQV
- the carB gene encoding carbamoyl-phosphate synthase large subunit → MPKRTDIKKIMLIGSGPIVIGQACEFDYSGTQALKALKEEGYEVVLVNSNPASIMTDPELADATYIEPIEPESVARIIEKERPDALLPTLGGQTGLNTALGLAEMGVLEKFNVELIGADIPVINKAESREEFREAMENIGLGMPESGICRNMDDVRAWGEKIPFPIIVRPAYTLGGSGGGVAYNMEELEDICSNGLALSMKSEIMLERSILGWKEYELEVMRDKKDNCVIICSIENLDPMGVHTGDSITVAPAQTLTDDEYQMLRDASLAVMREIGVETGGSNVQFAINPEDGELIIIEMNPRVSRSSALASKATGFPIAKIAAKLAVGYTLDEIPNDITRETMASFEPAIDYCVIKIPRFTFEKFPGTDDYLTTAMKSVGETMAIGRTFKEALQKGLRSLETGHIGLGKRFDTCDVDKNDILRLLRKPNSERIFALRNALRCGMTEEEVFEATKIDPWFLRQFVDILKMENELIAFGKNEGVSKEAEGMEDMLRKAKEYGYSDPQLAAMWKVSEDDVRTLRKELDIIPTYYLVDTCAAEFEAYTPYYYSTYETGQENFRDEIKKIIILGGGPNRIGQGIEFDYCCCHSSFTLKEMGVQSIMVNSNPETVSTDYDTSDKLYFEPLTFEDVMNIVEFEQPDGVIVQFGGQTPLNLALRLMKAGVPLIGTSPDAIDRAEDRERFKQFLNKLHLKQPANGTAMSMVEAKEVAESLGFPLVLRPSYVLGGRGMDIVYSMDEFEEYFRSSARVSPEHPTLIDKFLEYATEVDVDALSDGEDVYIGGVMEHIEEAGIHSGDSASVLPPYSLSAELVREIERQTIAMAKELGVVGLMNVQFAIKDGEVYIIEVNPRASRTVPFVSKATGVPLAKLATRVMLGEKLKDLKPWSGRKKGHISVKESVFPFSKFPNVDVLLGPEMRSTGEVMGIDPSFGLAYMKSQLAAGQKLPEEGTVFISVNDWDKSKLVLVAKDFEAMGFKVAATGGTADFLAEKGINVQKVFKVHEGQRPHVVDHIKNGDFDLVINTPSGKKTVGDARMIRQNTLLYNVPYTTTVSGARAVVQAIHEMKETGLNVQSLQKYYGE
- the metG gene encoding methionine--tRNA ligase gives rise to the protein MERFYITTPIYYVNAKPHLGHAYTTTVADSMARFQTLMGMESYFLTGTDEHGDKIVQAAEANGQTPKEYVDTISKLFQDLWPGMNISNNDFIRTTEQRHIDVVQQILQKVYDSGDIYFGEYGGHYCFGCERFYTEKELVDGKCPDHLTTPEYIAEKNYFFKMSKYRDWLLDHIKKNPDFIRPERYKNEVVSLLESGELEDLCISRPKSRLTWGIELPFDSEYVTYVWFDALINYVAALGYPEGEKFQRFWPQANHLVAKDILKPHAIFWPTMLKAAGIEPYQHLNVHGYWLVEDTKMSKSIGNVVEPLAMKDAYGLDAFRYFLLREMSFGQDSSFSEKALIGRLNADLANDLGNLFSRTLAMTHKYFGGVIPRPDVEDIVDAEIKKLGQDAMQSFQDFYKDWKFSRALEGLWELVRGLNKYIDETAPWTLYKEENMGRLSTVIYVLLENMRKIAVHLWPVMPEAAEKMLDQLSMGFDAQKVNLPKEVDVWGLLESGETVAKSSNLFPRVEMPKEEAEQKPKKQKKQKKQDKKEDAGAAGAIEFEDFQKLDLRVGTVKEVDKHPDADRLLLVRVDTGDTELRQVVAGIADFFSPEDLIGKQVVVVANLKPRKLRKQLSQGMILAVKTEEGMQLLTPSGDVPAGSKVS
- a CDS encoding FeoA family protein gives rise to the protein MTEKPLTEYPSGTIVRIVGINGGRQARSRMLAMGMTPGCPVEILTGGTGGCRVRVRGSDVVLCCGLAGKILAVENNSEEGPHCTCCPPPQVTRT